From Alphaproteobacteria bacterium, the proteins below share one genomic window:
- a CDS encoding UvrD-helicase domain-containing protein translates to MQHALVSSNVSSKDNYPVDMLSGLNPAQRSAVEAVDGPVLVLAGAGTGKTRVLTTRLAAILLSGRASPFQIMAVTFTNKAARELQERVSALVGQPTEGWFLGTFHSLCTRILRKHAERVGLKQNFTILDTDDQLRLIKQILEAEHVDTKKTPARAVLAVIERWKDRGYTPDKVPPSEVTQSGLYLKVYTIYQDRLRTLNACDFGDLLLYNLVLLQNHPDLLQEYQHRFRYILVDEYQDTNVVQYLWLRLLMLTPDGQARNICCVGDEDQSIYGWRGAEIGNILRFEQDFPGAKIIRLEENYRSSGHILGAASALIAHNRDRLGKTLWTSASEGAKVRVQSLWDGESEARFVGDELESFQRRGMPLNNMAVLVRAGFQTREFEERFLKIGVPYRVIGGPRFYERQEIRDAIAYIRLMLVPEDDLAFERIINVPKRGLGPATMQQIAVHARENKVGMLHAVRELLNRDAFKPKMRATLESFIRTYDVWVQQLPDLPHTDLTERVLEESGYIAMWQAEKTPDAPTRLENLKELINAIAEFDNLQSFMEHVSLVMEKASAEDQDQVTIMTLHAAKGLEFDLVFLPGWEEEIFPSRRSLEENGMKGLEEERRLAYVGLTRARQHAVISTVANRLVYGSWTNAIPSRFISELPAQHIEASAEAGMFSAMNRSSFSEGGFRNMRGAPRNLDASPQEFAQTSYNSSAYRGAAFGKSNYPARPKANLIEGRAERVEVDEETSRKFSKGDRVFHQKFGYGNVALVDGVKLEVEFDMGGTKKIMADFVVPEDLAGQF, encoded by the coding sequence ATGCAGCATGCCCTTGTTTCTTCAAATGTTTCTTCAAAAGATAATTACCCGGTCGATATGTTATCGGGGCTAAACCCCGCGCAACGCTCCGCCGTTGAAGCGGTGGATGGCCCTGTATTGGTGTTGGCAGGTGCGGGCACAGGTAAAACCCGCGTACTCACCACCCGCCTTGCCGCGATTTTGCTAAGCGGCCGTGCCAGCCCATTTCAAATCATGGCGGTTACTTTTACCAATAAGGCCGCGCGCGAATTGCAGGAACGTGTTTCGGCGCTCGTTGGCCAACCGACGGAAGGCTGGTTTTTGGGCACGTTCCATTCGCTGTGCACCCGCATCTTGCGTAAGCATGCAGAACGCGTTGGTTTGAAGCAGAATTTTACAATTCTAGATACTGATGACCAATTGCGTTTAATCAAACAAATACTGGAAGCAGAACATGTCGATACCAAGAAAACGCCGGCACGCGCCGTGCTTGCGGTCATCGAACGCTGGAAGGACAGGGGCTATACACCTGATAAAGTACCGCCCAGCGAAGTAACGCAAAGTGGCTTATATCTGAAGGTCTATACCATCTATCAAGATCGCTTGCGCACGCTCAATGCCTGTGATTTCGGCGATTTACTTTTATACAATCTGGTGCTGCTGCAAAATCATCCCGACTTGCTTCAAGAATATCAGCATCGCTTCCGCTATATTCTGGTTGATGAGTATCAAGATACCAACGTCGTGCAATATTTATGGCTGCGGTTGCTGATGCTCACCCCCGATGGACAGGCGCGCAATATCTGCTGTGTGGGCGATGAAGACCAATCGATTTACGGCTGGCGCGGCGCAGAAATCGGCAATATTCTTCGGTTCGAACAGGATTTTCCGGGAGCAAAAATCATCCGGTTGGAGGAAAACTATCGTTCTTCCGGCCATATTCTTGGCGCTGCATCGGCATTAATTGCGCATAACCGCGACCGCTTGGGAAAAACCTTGTGGACGAGTGCAAGCGAAGGCGCAAAGGTCCGCGTACAATCCTTATGGGACGGTGAAAGCGAAGCGCGCTTTGTGGGCGATGAACTGGAATCCTTCCAGCGCCGCGGCATGCCGCTCAATAATATGGCGGTGTTGGTGCGCGCGGGTTTCCAAACCCGTGAATTTGAAGAACGCTTTTTAAAAATCGGTGTGCCTTATCGTGTTATCGGTGGCCCGCGTTTCTATGAACGTCAGGAAATTCGCGATGCGATTGCGTACATACGCCTTATGCTTGTGCCGGAAGATGATTTGGCGTTTGAACGCATCATCAATGTGCCAAAACGCGGTCTTGGTCCCGCCACCATGCAGCAAATTGCCGTTCATGCGCGGGAAAACAAGGTTGGAATGCTGCACGCCGTGCGTGAATTGCTGAATCGCGATGCATTTAAACCCAAAATGCGCGCAACGCTGGAAAGCTTCATTCGTACTTATGATGTGTGGGTCCAGCAATTACCTGATTTACCACATACCGATTTAACGGAGCGCGTGCTGGAAGAATCCGGCTATATCGCCATGTGGCAGGCTGAAAAAACGCCCGATGCACCCACACGCCTTGAAAACTTGAAAGAACTTATCAATGCCATCGCTGAATTCGATAATCTGCAAAGCTTCATGGAGCACGTCAGTCTGGTCATGGAAAAAGCGAGCGCGGAAGATCAAGACCAAGTAACCATCATGACCCTTCATGCTGCCAAAGGCCTCGAATTTGATTTGGTGTTTTTGCCGGGTTGGGAAGAAGAAATTTTTCCATCCCGCCGTTCCTTGGAAGAAAACGGCATGAAGGGTTTGGAAGAAGAGCGTCGCTTGGCTTATGTCGGCCTCACCCGCGCGCGCCAGCACGCGGTGATCAGCACCGTTGCCAATCGCCTTGTCTATGGTTCATGGACAAATGCTATTCCTTCACGCTTCATTTCTGAACTGCCCGCACAGCATATTGAAGCCAGCGCGGAAGCCGGCATGTTCAGCGCGATGAACCGCAGCAGCTTTTCCGAAGGTGGCTTTCGAAATATGCGCGGGGCCCCAAGAAATTTGGATGCGTCGCCACAAGAATTTGCCCAAACATCCTATAATTCATCCGCTTATCGCGGAGCTGCTTTTGGTAAATCCAATTACCCCGCACGTCCAAAAGCCAATTTAATTGAAGGTCGCGCCGAGCGTGTAGAGGTTGATGAAGAAACCTCCCGTAAATTCAGCAAGGGTGACCGTGTCTTTCATCAAAAATTCGGCTATGGCAATGTCGCGCTGGTGGATGGCGTAAAGCTGGAAGTGGAATTTGATATGGGTGGCACCAAAAAAATCATGGCTGATTTCGTTGTGCCTGAAGATTTAGCCGGGCAGTTTTAA
- a CDS encoding 50S ribosomal protein L11 methyltransferase has protein sequence MAVKFVWSLTLYVPHTVIQDALMLLPEGEVGQTAFKADAEDRSENPLWIAESLYLAEPDMANCLMELSILASGNNHAPYRHELQKLPAQGWLKANQDSFAPIEIGRVVIHGEKDRATISANKIKVELEASCAFGTGEHPTTFGCLTALQELHIKPDAHVLDLGAGSAILAMAMAKLFKTRVVATDMDADSVSVAQENCRKNGVARFVINRKAMGFAHAAIARHKPYDVILSNIFARPLARLAPEMRRHLKPGGIVILAGFLHKDVARVANAYALQRIVIKRRLRFGNWCILVLKKMG, from the coding sequence ATGGCTGTTAAATTTGTCTGGTCACTCACGCTTTATGTGCCGCACACGGTTATTCAGGATGCGTTGATGCTTTTGCCCGAAGGCGAAGTAGGGCAAACCGCCTTCAAAGCTGACGCAGAAGACCGCAGCGAAAACCCGTTATGGATTGCCGAAAGCCTTTATTTGGCAGAGCCCGATATGGCTAATTGCCTCATGGAGCTATCCATTCTGGCAAGCGGGAATAACCACGCACCATACCGCCATGAATTACAAAAACTGCCTGCGCAAGGTTGGCTGAAGGCAAACCAAGACAGCTTCGCCCCAATTGAAATCGGGCGGGTAGTTATCCACGGTGAAAAAGACCGCGCTACTATTTCTGCTAACAAAATCAAAGTTGAACTTGAAGCATCTTGCGCATTTGGCACCGGCGAACATCCAACGACGTTTGGTTGCCTAACTGCATTGCAGGAGCTGCATATAAAGCCTGATGCGCATGTGCTCGATTTAGGTGCGGGTTCGGCAATTCTTGCAATGGCCATGGCAAAACTTTTTAAAACACGTGTCGTTGCAACCGATATGGACGCGGACTCCGTCAGTGTCGCGCAAGAAAATTGTCGCAAGAATGGCGTCGCGCGGTTTGTAATTAACCGTAAGGCGATGGGGTTTGCCCATGCCGCCATTGCACGCCATAAGCCTTATGATGTTATTTTAAGTAATATTTTTGCGCGGCCGCTGGCTAGGCTTGCGCCCGAAATGCGCAGGCATTTGAAACCCGGCGGCATCGTTATTTTAGCGGGTTTTCTGCATAAAGATGTGGCACGCGTTGCAAATGCCTATGCGCTACAACGCATAGTGATTAAGCGGCGTTTACGCTTTGGCAATTGGTGTATATTAGTCTTGAAGAAGATGGGATAG